From a region of the Xanthomonas rydalmerensis genome:
- a CDS encoding c-type cytochrome has translation MRNYDLEFLKRFSMVIGLLVLITIGLIVFAHYLQRAIPPEVSPIAQKRTEERIAPVGAVYAGSTGAAAQAAAQAAALAKASAQAAYGGTTDGKTIFNNLCTACHTTGVGKAPTLDHAHWDKRIAQGKETLYKHAIEGYTGPDGGIMPPKGGNPGLTEEQIHATVDWMLANLK, from the coding sequence GTGCGGAATTACGACCTCGAATTTCTCAAGCGCTTCTCGATGGTGATCGGCCTGCTGGTGCTGATCACTATCGGCCTGATCGTGTTCGCGCATTACCTGCAGCGGGCCATCCCGCCGGAGGTGTCGCCGATCGCGCAAAAGCGCACCGAGGAACGCATCGCGCCGGTCGGCGCGGTCTATGCCGGCAGCACCGGCGCCGCGGCGCAGGCCGCCGCCCAGGCGGCGGCGCTGGCCAAGGCCTCGGCGCAGGCGGCCTACGGCGGCACCACCGACGGCAAGACCATCTTCAACAACCTGTGTACCGCCTGCCACACCACGGGCGTGGGCAAGGCGCCGACGTTGGATCATGCGCACTGGGACAAGCGCATCGCGCAGGGCAAGGAGACGCTCTACAAGCATGCCATCGAGGGCTATACCGGCCCCGATGGGGGCATCATGCCGCCGAAGGGCGGCAATCCCGGGCTGACCGAGGAGCAGATCCACGCCACCGTGGACTGGATGCTGGCCAACCTGAAGTAA
- a CDS encoding TetR/AcrR family transcriptional regulator, producing the protein MAYKRSALMEERLAGNRQRILLAARRLIAADGFRGAPVTAVAAEAGVSTGLIYRHFPSKAELFVEVLTAAVEHELTILRAIAATPAPAAQRLRDAIASFVRRALAGPGLAYAFIAEPVEPEVDAERIRCRRLLGDVFKGILADGVAAGEFPAQDLDAAAACLVGAYTEALVGPTAPSRDGPRDSDRLVEAVCGFCLRAVGSA; encoded by the coding sequence ATGGCCTACAAACGCTCCGCCCTGATGGAAGAACGCCTCGCCGGCAACCGCCAGCGGATCCTGCTGGCGGCGCGCCGGCTGATCGCCGCCGACGGCTTCCGCGGCGCCCCGGTGACCGCGGTGGCGGCCGAGGCCGGGGTCTCGACCGGGCTGATCTACCGGCATTTCCCGTCCAAGGCCGAACTGTTCGTGGAGGTGCTGACCGCGGCGGTGGAGCACGAGCTGACCATCCTGCGCGCCATCGCCGCCACGCCGGCGCCGGCGGCGCAGCGCCTGCGCGACGCCATCGCCTCGTTCGTGCGCCGCGCCCTGGCCGGCCCCGGCCTGGCCTACGCCTTCATCGCCGAGCCGGTGGAGCCGGAGGTGGACGCCGAGCGCATCCGCTGCCGGCGCCTGCTCGGCGACGTGTTCAAGGGCATCCTGGCCGACGGCGTGGCCGCGGGCGAGTTCCCCGCGCAGGACCTGGATGCGGCGGCCGCATGCCTGGTCGGCGCCTATACCGAGGCCCTGGTCGGCCCGACCGCGCCCAGCCGCGACGGCCCGCGCGACAGCGATCGCCTGGTCGAGGCTGTGTGCGGGTTCTGCCTGCGCGCGGTGGGCAGCGCCTGA
- a CDS encoding isovaleryl-CoA dehydrogenase, which yields MLMPSLNFELGEEVDLLRDSVAAFAAREIAPLAEQADRDNAFPAPLWRKLGEQGLLGLTVEEEYGGSAMGYLAHVVAMEEISRACGAIGLSYGAHSNLCVNQLRKNASPAQKARYLPKLCSGEHVGALAMSEPGAGSDVVSMKLRAEARGDRYVLNGNKMWITNGPDADVLVVYAKTDPSGGARGITAFIVEKGMSGFSTAQKLDKLGMRGSNTCELVFQDCEVPAENVLGEVGGGVRVLMSGLDYERVVLSGGPLGLMAAALDVVLPYVHERRQFGEPIGSFQLMQGKLADMYVGLNACRAYVYAVARACDAGRTTRQDAAGAILYAAEKATWLTGQAIQVLGGNGYINDYPTGRLWRDAKLYEIGAGTSEIRRMLIGRELFERTK from the coding sequence ATGCTGATGCCGTCGTTGAATTTCGAGTTGGGCGAGGAGGTCGACCTGCTGCGCGACAGCGTCGCCGCCTTCGCCGCGCGCGAGATCGCGCCGCTGGCCGAGCAGGCCGACCGCGACAACGCCTTCCCTGCGCCGCTGTGGCGCAAGCTCGGCGAGCAGGGCCTGCTCGGCCTCACCGTCGAGGAGGAATACGGCGGCAGTGCGATGGGCTACCTGGCGCACGTGGTGGCGATGGAGGAGATCTCGCGGGCCTGCGGCGCGATCGGCCTGTCCTACGGCGCGCATTCGAACCTGTGCGTGAACCAGTTGCGCAAGAATGCCAGCCCGGCGCAGAAGGCGCGCTACCTGCCCAAGCTGTGCAGCGGCGAGCACGTCGGCGCGCTGGCGATGAGCGAGCCGGGCGCCGGCTCGGACGTGGTGTCGATGAAGCTGCGCGCCGAGGCCCGCGGCGACCGCTACGTGCTCAACGGCAACAAGATGTGGATCACCAACGGCCCCGACGCCGACGTACTGGTGGTCTACGCCAAGACCGACCCGAGCGGCGGCGCGCGCGGCATCACCGCATTCATCGTCGAGAAGGGCATGTCCGGCTTCAGCACCGCGCAGAAGCTGGACAAGCTCGGCATGCGCGGCTCCAACACCTGCGAGCTGGTGTTCCAGGACTGCGAGGTGCCGGCGGAGAACGTACTCGGCGAAGTGGGCGGCGGCGTGCGCGTGCTGATGTCCGGCCTGGACTACGAGCGCGTGGTGCTGTCCGGCGGTCCGCTGGGGCTGATGGCGGCGGCGCTGGATGTGGTGCTGCCCTACGTGCACGAGCGCCGCCAGTTCGGCGAGCCGATCGGCAGCTTCCAGCTGATGCAGGGCAAGCTGGCCGACATGTACGTGGGCCTCAACGCCTGCCGCGCCTATGTGTACGCGGTGGCGCGCGCCTGCGACGCCGGCCGCACCACCCGCCAGGACGCCGCCGGCGCGATCCTCTACGCCGCCGAGAAGGCGACCTGGCTGACCGGCCAGGCGATCCAGGTGCTGGGCGGCAACGGCTACATCAACGACTATCCGACCGGGCGCCTGTGGCGCGATGCCAAGCTCTACGAGATCGGCGCGGGCACCTCGGAGATCCGCCGCATGCTGATCGGCCGCGAGCTGTTCGAGCGGACCAAGTGA
- a CDS encoding carboxyl transferase domain-containing protein: protein MSAIQTQLQPGSDAFAANAAALRAVVDDLHATQARIALGGSEAARAKHQARGKLLVRERIDALLDPGSAFLEIAPLAALGLYDDEVPCAGVVAGIGRVSGVECVIVANDATVKGGTYYPITVKKHLRAQEIAQQNRLPCIYLVDSGGAFLPLQDEVFPDRDHFGRIFYNQANLSAQGIAQIACVMGSCTAGGAYVPAMSDETVIVRGQGTIFLGGPPLVKAATGEDVSAEDLGGADVHTRISGVADHFADNDLQALARVRAIVAQLNWRKPAPALALRTPEPPLYPAEELYGVIPADPRKPFDVREVIARVVDGSRLDEFKARYGTTLVTGFAHVHGYPVGIVANNGILFSESALKGAHFIELCAQRGIPLVFLQNITGFMVGRKYEHGGIAKDGAKLVMAVACAKVPKFTVVIGGSFGAGNYGMCGRAYSPNFLWMWPNARIGVMGGEQAASVLATVRRDGIAAKGGQWSDEEEAAFKAPIRDQFERQGHPYYASARLWDDGVIDPAQTRRVLGLGLSAALNAPAEPSRFGVFRM, encoded by the coding sequence ATGAGCGCGATCCAGACCCAGTTGCAACCCGGCAGCGACGCCTTCGCCGCCAATGCCGCCGCGCTGCGCGCGGTGGTCGACGACCTGCACGCCACCCAGGCGCGCATCGCCCTGGGCGGCAGCGAAGCCGCCCGCGCCAAGCACCAGGCGCGCGGCAAGCTGCTGGTGCGCGAGCGCATCGATGCCCTGCTCGACCCGGGTAGCGCGTTCCTGGAGATCGCGCCGCTGGCGGCGCTGGGCCTGTACGACGACGAGGTGCCGTGCGCCGGCGTGGTCGCCGGCATCGGCCGCGTCTCCGGCGTGGAATGCGTGATCGTCGCCAACGACGCCACGGTCAAAGGCGGCACCTACTACCCGATCACGGTGAAAAAGCACCTGCGCGCGCAGGAGATCGCCCAGCAGAACCGCCTGCCGTGCATCTACCTGGTCGATTCCGGCGGCGCGTTCCTGCCGCTGCAGGACGAGGTGTTTCCCGACCGCGACCACTTCGGCCGGATCTTCTACAACCAGGCCAACCTCTCGGCACAAGGCATCGCCCAGATCGCCTGCGTGATGGGGTCGTGCACCGCCGGCGGCGCCTACGTGCCGGCGATGAGCGACGAGACGGTGATCGTGCGCGGGCAGGGCACCATCTTCCTCGGCGGCCCGCCGCTGGTGAAGGCCGCCACCGGCGAGGACGTCAGCGCCGAGGACCTGGGTGGCGCCGACGTGCACACCCGCATCTCCGGCGTCGCCGACCACTTCGCCGACAACGACCTGCAGGCGCTGGCGCGGGTGCGCGCGATCGTCGCCCAGCTCAACTGGCGCAAGCCGGCCCCGGCGCTGGCGCTGCGCACGCCGGAGCCGCCGCTGTATCCGGCCGAGGAACTGTATGGGGTGATCCCGGCCGACCCGCGCAAGCCGTTCGACGTGCGCGAGGTGATCGCGCGGGTGGTGGACGGCTCGCGCTTGGACGAGTTCAAGGCACGCTACGGCACGACGTTGGTCACCGGCTTCGCGCACGTGCACGGCTATCCGGTCGGCATCGTCGCCAACAACGGCATCCTGTTCTCCGAGTCGGCGCTCAAGGGCGCGCACTTCATCGAGCTGTGCGCGCAGCGCGGCATCCCGCTGGTGTTCCTGCAGAACATCACCGGCTTCATGGTCGGCCGCAAGTACGAGCACGGCGGCATCGCCAAGGACGGCGCCAAGCTGGTGATGGCGGTGGCCTGCGCCAAGGTGCCCAAGTTCACGGTGGTGATCGGCGGCTCGTTCGGTGCCGGCAATTACGGCATGTGCGGGCGCGCGTATTCGCCGAATTTCCTGTGGATGTGGCCGAACGCGCGCATCGGAGTGATGGGCGGCGAGCAGGCGGCGAGCGTGCTGGCGACGGTACGCCGCGACGGCATCGCGGCCAAGGGCGGGCAGTGGTCGGACGAGGAAGAGGCGGCGTTCAAGGCGCCGATCCGCGATCAGTTCGAGCGCCAGGGTCATCCGTACTACGCCAGTGCGCGGCTATGGGACGACGGGGTGATCGATCCGGCGCAGACGCGGCGGGTGTTGGGGCTGGGGCTGTCGGCGGCGTTGAACGCGCCGGCGGAGCCGAGCCGATTCGGGGTGTTCCGGATGTGA
- a CDS encoding acetyl/propionyl/methylcrotonyl-CoA carboxylase subunit alpha has translation MATPDLPTFDKILIANRGEIACRVIATCRKLGIATVAVYSDADHDARHVRLADEAVHIGAAPARESYLRGERILEAAQRSGAQAIHPGYGFLSENAEFAEACAARGLVFIGPPPAAIRAMGDKSAAKALMQAAGVPLTPGYHGEQQDPEFLREQAAAIGYPVLIKASAGGGGKGMRRVDRDEDFAAALAACQREAQAAFGNAHVLVEKYVLRPRHIEIQVFGDSHGELVYLFERDCSVQRRHQKVLEEAPAPGMDETRRAAMGQAAVEAARAVGYVGAGTVEFIVAPDGAFYFMEMNTRLQVEHPVTECITGTDLVEWQLRVAAGQPLPQRQHELAIRGHALEARLYAEDPARGFLPSIGTLQHLRLPAADAHTRVDAGVEQGDTIGPHYDPMIAKLIVWDATRERALRRMQAALAACQVVGVSTNAAFLQRLVGTTAFAQADLDTALIEREHTALFDIPTPTTDALWSLAALAWQLHEPAPAAQAADPQSPWDLRDGWRLGALAPRALTLQHGETQRTLHLTAHAGGWRIHDAQAQDALEASGQLRDGRLSAFLGTQRVQAEAVFAGTQLHLFVDGHGYLFERHDPVAEADQPAVESGGLTAPMPGRIVALLVAPGTQVRRGTPLLVLEAMKMEHTLQAPADGTVQGFRVREGELVGDGVALLDFDAA, from the coding sequence ATGGCCACCCCCGACCTGCCGACCTTCGACAAGATCCTCATCGCCAATCGCGGCGAGATCGCCTGCCGGGTGATCGCCACCTGCCGCAAGCTCGGCATCGCCACCGTGGCCGTGTACTCCGATGCCGACCACGATGCCCGCCACGTGCGCCTGGCCGACGAGGCCGTGCACATCGGCGCCGCGCCAGCACGCGAGAGCTACCTGCGCGGCGAGCGCATCCTCGAGGCCGCGCAGCGCAGTGGCGCGCAGGCCATCCATCCCGGCTACGGCTTCCTGTCCGAGAACGCCGAGTTCGCCGAGGCCTGCGCCGCGCGCGGGCTGGTGTTCATCGGGCCGCCGCCGGCGGCGATCCGCGCCATGGGCGACAAGAGCGCGGCCAAGGCGCTGATGCAGGCGGCCGGGGTGCCGCTGACGCCCGGTTATCACGGCGAGCAGCAGGATCCGGAGTTCCTGCGCGAACAGGCCGCGGCCATCGGCTACCCGGTGCTGATCAAGGCCAGCGCCGGCGGCGGCGGCAAGGGTATGCGCCGGGTCGATCGCGACGAAGACTTCGCCGCCGCGCTCGCCGCCTGCCAGCGCGAGGCGCAGGCCGCGTTCGGCAATGCGCACGTGCTGGTGGAGAAGTACGTGCTGCGGCCGCGGCACATCGAGATCCAGGTGTTCGGCGACAGCCACGGCGAGCTGGTGTATCTGTTCGAGCGCGACTGCTCGGTGCAGCGCCGCCACCAGAAGGTGCTGGAGGAAGCGCCTGCGCCAGGCATGGACGAAACGCGGCGTGCGGCGATGGGCCAGGCCGCGGTGGAGGCCGCGCGCGCGGTCGGCTATGTCGGTGCCGGCACGGTGGAGTTCATCGTCGCGCCCGATGGTGCGTTCTACTTCATGGAAATGAACACCCGCCTGCAGGTGGAGCATCCCGTCACCGAGTGCATCACCGGCACCGATCTGGTCGAGTGGCAGTTGCGCGTGGCCGCCGGCCAGCCGCTGCCGCAGCGCCAGCACGAACTGGCGATCCGCGGCCATGCGCTGGAAGCGCGGCTGTACGCCGAAGACCCGGCGCGCGGCTTCCTGCCCTCGATCGGCACGCTGCAGCACCTGCGCCTGCCCGCCGCCGATGCGCATACCCGCGTCGATGCCGGCGTCGAGCAGGGCGACACGATCGGCCCGCACTACGATCCGATGATCGCCAAGCTGATCGTCTGGGATGCGACCCGCGAGCGCGCGCTGCGGCGCATGCAGGCGGCGCTGGCCGCGTGCCAGGTGGTGGGCGTATCGACCAATGCCGCGTTCCTGCAGCGCCTGGTCGGCACCACGGCATTCGCGCAGGCGGATCTGGACACCGCGCTGATCGAGCGCGAGCACACTGCCCTGTTCGATATCCCCACCCCGACCACCGACGCGCTGTGGAGCCTGGCCGCACTGGCCTGGCAACTGCACGAGCCAGCGCCGGCCGCGCAGGCTGCCGATCCGCAGTCGCCGTGGGACCTGCGCGACGGCTGGCGGCTGGGTGCGCTGGCGCCGCGTGCGCTGACCTTGCAGCATGGCGAGACGCAACGCACGCTGCACCTGACCGCGCACGCGGGCGGCTGGCGGATCCACGACGCGCAGGCGCAGGACGCGCTCGAGGCGAGCGGCCAGTTGCGCGACGGCCGCCTGTCCGCGTTTCTCGGCACGCAGCGGGTGCAGGCCGAGGCGGTGTTCGCCGGCACGCAGCTACACCTGTTCGTCGACGGCCACGGCTACCTGTTCGAACGCCACGACCCGGTCGCCGAGGCCGACCAGCCGGCGGTGGAGAGTGGTGGCCTGACCGCGCCGATGCCGGGGCGCATCGTCGCCCTGCTGGTCGCGCCCGGCACCCAGGTGCGCCGCGGTACGCCGCTGCTGGTGCTGGAGGCGATGAAGATGGAGCACACCCTGCAGGCGCCGGCCGACGGCACGGTGCAGGGCTTCCGCGTGCGCGAGGGCGAGCTGGTCGGCGACGGCGTGGCGCTGCTGGATTTCGACGCGGCCTAA
- a CDS encoding DUF6065 family protein yields MKLTAHVLDGHTLDVRPAPRERPWMDQTAERYAYRCLPLDIANAHGWELLCQTAFEAEWNGGNALDDLRVQPPPGTHAPAVSHFGYGVLTFHVPCLFRTEAGVDLYVTAPVNRPKDGIAGLTGLIETDWSPYTFTMNWQFTRPGRVRFEAGEPFCHFFPVQRRVLAETEPSWQPLSQTPELEREHQEWMRSRGQFLHELEQPDSNASREGWQRSYFRGPAPGQCPAGVEHRVKLRLAPFTRGDDVA; encoded by the coding sequence ATGAAACTCACTGCCCACGTTCTCGACGGCCACACCCTGGACGTGCGCCCGGCGCCGCGCGAGCGGCCGTGGATGGACCAGACCGCCGAGCGCTACGCCTACCGCTGCCTGCCGCTGGACATCGCCAACGCGCACGGCTGGGAATTGCTGTGCCAGACCGCGTTCGAGGCCGAGTGGAACGGCGGCAACGCGCTCGACGACCTGCGCGTGCAGCCGCCGCCGGGCACGCACGCGCCGGCAGTCAGCCACTTCGGCTACGGCGTGCTCACCTTCCATGTGCCGTGCCTGTTCCGCACCGAGGCAGGCGTGGATCTGTACGTCACTGCGCCGGTGAACCGGCCCAAGGACGGCATCGCCGGGCTTACCGGGCTGATCGAGACCGATTGGAGCCCGTACACCTTCACCATGAACTGGCAGTTCACCCGCCCCGGCCGGGTGCGGTTCGAGGCCGGCGAGCCGTTCTGCCACTTTTTCCCGGTGCAGCGCCGCGTCCTGGCCGAGACCGAGCCGAGCTGGCAGCCGCTGTCGCAAACGCCGGAACTGGAACGCGAGCACCAGGAATGGATGCGCAGCCGCGGGCAGTTCCTGCACGAGCTGGAACAGCCCGACTCCAACGCCAGCCGCGAAGGCTGGCAGCGCAGCTACTTCCGCGGACCGGCGCCGGGGCAGTGCCCGGCCGGCGTGGAGCACCGGGTGAAACTGCGGCTGGCACCGTTCACCCGCGGCGACGACGTGGCGTGA
- a CDS encoding excalibur calcium-binding domain-containing protein: MRTHGTLIQWDEERGCGRVRLAHRETEAEVQRAAFPDDGVPPRVGELISFDLEHDAQGRPRALRVMRPGRAPAVQARAVAAPRTRRGRWLGVLMLLAVLALAAYAALRFVAAPQAATTAPPSPAAPAATAHASPATAPAFQCDGRTHCAQMTSCAEAMYFLQHCPGVEMDGNRDGVPCERQWCRTAH, translated from the coding sequence ATGCGTACGCACGGGACCTTGATTCAGTGGGACGAGGAGCGCGGCTGCGGCCGGGTGCGCTTGGCGCATCGCGAGACCGAAGCCGAGGTGCAACGCGCGGCGTTTCCCGACGACGGCGTGCCCCCGCGGGTGGGCGAGCTGATCTCCTTCGACCTGGAGCACGACGCGCAGGGGCGGCCGCGGGCGTTGCGGGTGATGCGGCCCGGCCGTGCGCCGGCGGTGCAGGCGCGCGCGGTGGCCGCACCGCGCACGCGTCGCGGCCGCTGGCTCGGCGTGCTGATGCTGCTGGCGGTGCTCGCGCTCGCCGCCTACGCGGCGCTGCGCTTCGTGGCGGCCCCGCAGGCAGCCACCACAGCGCCACCATCACCCGCTGCGCCAGCCGCCACTGCGCACGCCTCGCCGGCGACAGCGCCCGCGTTCCAGTGCGACGGTCGCACGCATTGCGCGCAGATGACGTCCTGCGCCGAAGCGATGTACTTCCTGCAGCATTGCCCGGGCGTGGAGATGGACGGCAACCGCGATGGCGTGCCGTGCGAGCGGCAGTGGTGCCGCACCGCGCATTGA
- a CDS encoding VOC family protein produces the protein MSFKPERYTSVSPYLIVDGAQRTIDFLVAVFDAEPLRQIPGEGGRFAHGEVRIDDTVVMFCDAVDGWPPVPAHVHVYVRDVDATYQRALAAGATAVQAPMQKNDPDRRGGFRDAGGTTWWVGQQIE, from the coding sequence ATGTCGTTCAAGCCAGAACGCTACACCTCGGTCTCGCCGTATCTCATCGTCGACGGTGCGCAGCGGACCATCGATTTCCTGGTCGCGGTGTTCGACGCCGAACCGTTACGGCAGATTCCCGGCGAGGGTGGTCGCTTCGCTCACGGCGAGGTGCGCATCGACGACACCGTGGTGATGTTCTGCGATGCGGTGGACGGTTGGCCGCCGGTGCCGGCACATGTGCACGTCTACGTGCGCGACGTGGACGCGACCTACCAGCGTGCGCTGGCCGCCGGTGCCACGGCGGTGCAGGCGCCGATGCAGAAGAACGACCCCGACCGGCGTGGCGGTTTCCGCGACGCCGGCGGCACGACCTGGTGGGTCGGGCAGCAGATCGAGTGA
- a CDS encoding bifunctional acetate--CoA ligase family protein/GNAT family N-acetyltransferase: MSTYHLQSVFRPASVAIVGGSPRERSAGRAVVRSLRAAGFPGQIGWVSPRYREIDGVPTVRRLTDLPWVPDLVVITAPARMVPRIVSIAARRGVAAAIILTAGLGSGPGSAAARVESAARAKGLRILGPHCLGVIAPHARLNASIAAHCPQPGDLALISESSAIAAALVEWGVARAVGFSAVVSLGDALDVDFADLLDYFATDYRTRAILLYVEHIRDARKFMSAARAAARAKPVVVVKSGRQLRIDPNADTHVQALASSDAVYGAAFARAGLLRVRALDELFAAAETLGRLSTFPGRRLAILSNGGGVGRLAVDTLSDLGGTLAALSAPTQQRLEQALPQEWSHSNPVDIVVDADGERYAAAAGALLDDPENDAVLVVNVPTAFTSSADAAQALTRILGQRPRHHRDKPVFAVWLGNDESATATLNAARIPTYATEADAVRGFMHLVRYREAQAALMETPPSLPDDFAFDAVAARGIVDAALAAGQTWLDPLATTRLLAAYGIPTAAVAHAADAEAAAQVAAPMLAQGSAVAVKIHSADIPHKSDVDGVRLNLVSVEAVRDAAEGILARARAARPEACIDGVLVQPSLLRPKARELIAGIADDPTFGPVIVFGRGGTAVEVIDDKALALPPLDLRLAHELIGRTRVSRILKAYRDVPAADERAVAMVLVKLAQLAADLPEIRELDINPLLADRDGVIAVDARVAVAPSRRLHKGRGHPRFAIFPYPKEWERRIVLNDGSAALVRPVRPEDDALFRSFFARVTDEDLRLRFFQAVKHFSHEFIARLTQLDYARSIALVAIEPRSGDMLGAVRLHADADYDRGEYGILIRSDLKGHGIGWQLMRIMIEYAGWLGLKMVEGQVLRENRTMLAMCQQLGFKATPDPDDATLMDVVLPVTQH, translated from the coding sequence ATGAGCACCTATCACCTGCAGTCCGTGTTCCGCCCCGCCTCGGTCGCCATCGTCGGCGGCAGCCCGCGCGAGCGCTCCGCCGGGCGCGCGGTGGTGCGCAGCCTGCGCGCGGCCGGGTTTCCCGGGCAGATCGGCTGGGTCAGTCCGCGCTACCGCGAGATCGACGGCGTGCCCACGGTGCGCCGGCTCACCGACCTGCCGTGGGTGCCGGACCTGGTGGTGATCACCGCGCCGGCGCGGATGGTGCCGCGCATCGTGTCGATCGCCGCCCGGCGCGGCGTGGCCGCGGCGATCATCCTCACCGCCGGGCTCGGCAGCGGACCGGGATCGGCCGCGGCGCGGGTGGAGAGCGCCGCGCGCGCCAAGGGCCTGCGTATCCTCGGCCCGCACTGCCTGGGCGTGATCGCGCCGCATGCGCGGCTCAACGCCAGCATCGCCGCGCACTGCCCGCAGCCAGGCGACCTGGCGCTGATCTCCGAATCCAGCGCCATCGCCGCGGCGCTGGTGGAATGGGGCGTGGCGCGCGCGGTCGGCTTCTCCGCGGTGGTCTCGCTGGGCGACGCGCTGGACGTGGACTTCGCCGACCTGCTCGACTACTTCGCCACCGACTACCGCACCCGCGCGATCCTGCTCTACGTCGAACACATCCGCGACGCGCGCAAGTTCATGTCCGCCGCGCGTGCCGCCGCGCGCGCCAAACCCGTCGTCGTGGTGAAGTCGGGCCGGCAGTTGCGCATCGATCCCAACGCCGACACCCACGTGCAGGCACTGGCCAGTTCCGATGCGGTATACGGCGCCGCGTTCGCCCGCGCCGGCCTGCTGCGGGTGCGCGCGCTGGACGAACTGTTCGCCGCAGCGGAGACGCTGGGCCGGCTCAGCACCTTCCCGGGGCGACGCCTGGCCATCCTCAGCAACGGCGGCGGCGTCGGCCGCCTGGCGGTGGATACGCTGTCCGATCTCGGCGGCACCCTGGCGGCGCTGTCGGCGCCCACCCAGCAGCGGCTGGAGCAGGCACTGCCGCAGGAGTGGTCGCACAGCAACCCGGTGGACATCGTGGTGGACGCCGACGGCGAGCGCTACGCCGCCGCCGCCGGCGCGCTGCTGGACGATCCGGAGAACGACGCGGTGCTGGTGGTCAACGTGCCGACCGCGTTCACCTCCTCCGCCGACGCGGCGCAGGCGCTGACCCGCATTCTCGGCCAGCGCCCGCGCCATCATCGCGACAAGCCGGTGTTCGCGGTATGGCTGGGCAACGACGAGAGCGCCACCGCCACGCTCAATGCCGCGCGCATCCCCACCTACGCCACCGAGGCCGACGCGGTGCGCGGCTTCATGCACCTGGTCCGCTACCGCGAGGCGCAGGCGGCGCTGATGGAAACGCCGCCGAGCCTGCCCGACGATTTCGCCTTCGACGCCGTCGCCGCGCGCGGCATCGTCGACGCCGCGCTGGCCGCCGGGCAGACCTGGCTGGACCCGCTGGCGACCACGCGGCTGCTGGCCGCCTACGGCATTCCCACCGCGGCGGTGGCACACGCCGCCGATGCCGAGGCCGCGGCGCAGGTGGCCGCACCGATGCTGGCGCAGGGATCGGCGGTGGCGGTGAAGATCCATTCGGCTGATATTCCGCACAAGTCCGACGTGGACGGCGTGCGCCTGAACCTGGTGAGCGTGGAGGCGGTGCGCGATGCGGCCGAGGGCATCCTCGCCCGCGCGCGTGCCGCGCGTCCGGAGGCGTGCATCGACGGCGTGCTGGTGCAGCCCTCGCTGCTGCGGCCGAAGGCGCGCGAGCTGATCGCCGGCATCGCCGACGATCCCACCTTCGGCCCGGTGATCGTGTTCGGCCGCGGCGGCACCGCGGTGGAGGTGATCGACGACAAGGCGCTGGCGCTGCCGCCGCTGGACCTGCGCCTGGCCCACGAACTGATCGGCCGCACCCGCGTCAGCCGCATCCTCAAGGCCTACCGCGACGTACCCGCCGCCGACGAACGCGCGGTGGCGATGGTGCTGGTGAAACTGGCGCAACTGGCCGCCGATCTGCCGGAGATCCGCGAACTGGACATCAACCCGCTGCTGGCCGACCGCGATGGCGTGATCGCGGTCGACGCGCGGGTGGCGGTGGCGCCGTCGCGGCGCCTGCACAAGGGCCGCGGCCATCCGCGCTTCGCGATCTTCCCGTACCCCAAGGAGTGGGAGCGGCGCATCGTGCTCAACGACGGCAGCGCCGCGCTCGTGCGCCCGGTGCGGCCGGAGGACGACGCGCTGTTCCGCAGCTTCTTCGCCCGCGTCACCGACGAGGACCTGCGCCTGCGCTTCTTCCAGGCGGTCAAGCATTTCAGCCACGAATTCATCGCGCGCCTGACCCAGCTCGACTATGCGCGCTCGATCGCGCTGGTGGCGATCGAACCGCGCAGCGGCGACATGCTCGGCGCGGTGCGCCTGCATGCCGACGCCGATTACGACCGCGGCGAGTACGGCATCCTGATCCGCTCCGACCTCAAGGGCCACGGCATCGGCTGGCAGCTGATGCGGATCATGATCGAGTACGCCGGCTGGCTCGGCCTGAAGATGGTCGAAGGCCAGGTGCTGCGCGAGAACCGCACCATGCTGGCGATGTGCCAGCAACTCGGTTTCAAGGCCACGCCGGATCCGGACGACGCCACGCTGATGGACGTGGTGTTGCCGGTGACGCAACACTGA